The proteins below come from a single Macrobrachium rosenbergii isolate ZJJX-2024 chromosome 50, ASM4041242v1, whole genome shotgun sequence genomic window:
- the LOC136832665 gene encoding acyl-CoA-binding domain-containing protein 5-like isoform X3, with protein sequence MTTEEKFNACVNFIKSLPKDGPFQPSHEMMLKFYGLYKQAVEGPCHEPKPAFYEVVRGYKWRAWKSLGDMPKKEAMDNYVEELKKIVETMSYTQDVANFIDALGPFYEFIDIPSLKPKNNNNVKGLDDSPAFRDNDAQEENGMANGHIQKVNGDACSDVDTGSETQTSSEGSSPELVSAGSNCQTVPLSLDQELAKVEEEEDEELVVMKVINSVENTTTHTLTLSPKVYSDSESDEEYSEPAEISIDYLVTESKITSQQPVEAFMSTPQQNFSADHSTDSPDSGIKVTTGPLVCGGGDQSHPGGLQMTPRGFQGSHYGASSYAPGDSRNAVSFAQSSGLSRSSGSGGGTGEGGGRKGSGSNVAEDVNAQLVILLRRLQNDMENVLHRLNTLETLTVTQHHTHCHQCHVGNKRLCCCSNRTVVVAIP encoded by the exons ATGACAACTGAAGAAAAGTTCAATGCCTGTGTCAACTTCATCAAGTCACTTCCCAAAGATG GACCTTTTCAGCCCTCCCACGAAATGATGCTCAAGTTCTATGGCTTGTACAAGCAAGCTGTAGAAGGACCGTGTCATGAGCCCAAACCTGCTTTCTATGAGGTAGTGAGAGGTTATAAATGGAGAGCTTGGAAAAGTCTTGGTGACATGCCCAAAAAGGAAGCAATGGATAATTATGTGGAAGAACTTAAAAAG ATTGTGGAGACGATGTCATATACACAAGATGTTGCGAACTTCATCGATGCTCTGGGCCCATTTTACGAGTTCATTGATATTCCATCGTTGAAACCCAAGAATAACAATAATGTGAAGGGACTAGATGACAGCCCCGCTTTCCGAGATAATGATGCACAAGAAGAAAACGGAATGGCTAATGGACACATCCAGAAGGTGAACGGTGATGCCTGTAGTGACGTAGACACGGGATCAGAAACGCAGACTTCAAGTGAGGGTTCTTCTCCAGAGCTTGTATCTGCAGGAAGTAACTGTCAAACGGTTCCTCTTTCACTG GACCAAGAACTTGCCAaagttgaagaagaggaagacgaagaactGGTCGTGATGAAAGTGATCAACTCTGTGGAAAATACGACAACACACACACTGACGTTATCGCCAAAGGTGTACAGCGACTCTGAATCAGACGAGGAATATTCTGAACCAGCTGAG ATAAGCATAGATTATCTAGTAACGGAATCCAAGATTACATCTCAACAGCCAGTGGAAGCTTTCATGTCCACACCACAGCAAAACTTTTCTGCCGATCACTCCACGGACTCACCAGATAGTGGTATTAAAGTGACCACAGGCCCTTTGGTATGTGGAGGAGGTGATCAAAGTCACCCAGGAGGACTTCAGATGACTCCACGAGGATTTCAAG GTTCCCATTATGGTGCCTCCTCATATGCTCCAGGTGATAGTAGAAATGCTGTTTCCTTCGCTCAATCAAGTGGTCTTTCAAGAAGTTCAGGGAGCGGAGGAGGtacaggggaaggaggaggaagaaaaggaagtggTTCTAATGTCGCTGAGGATGTAAATGCACAACTTGTGATTTTACTGCGAAGGCTTCAAAATGACATGGAGAATGTTCTGCATCGACTCAATACCCTGGAAACGCTCACCGTCACTCAGCATCACACGCACTGCCATCAGTGCCac
- the LOC136832665 gene encoding acyl-CoA-binding domain-containing protein 5-like isoform X4 has product MTSEERFNAAVNIIKCLPKDGPFQPSHEMMLKFYGLYKQAVEGPCHEPKPAFYEVVRGYKWRAWKSLGDMPKKEAMDNYVEELKKIVETMSYTQDVANFIDALGPFYEFIDIPSLKPKNNNNVKGLDDSPAFRDNDAQEENGMANGHIQKVNGDACSDVDTGSETQTSSEGSSPELVSAGSNCQTVPLSLDQELAKVEEEEDEELVVMKVINSVENTTTHTLTLSPKVYSDSESDEEYSEPAEISIDYLVTESKITSQQPVEAFMSTPQQNFSADHSTDSPDSGIKVTTGPLVCGGGDQSHPGGLQMTPRGFQGSHYGASSYAPGDSRNAVSFAQSSGLSRSSGSGGGTGEGGGRKGSGSNVAEDVNAQLVILLRRLQNDMENVLHRLNTLETLTVTQHHTHCHQCHVGNKRLCCCSNRTVVVAIP; this is encoded by the exons GACCTTTTCAGCCCTCCCACGAAATGATGCTCAAGTTCTATGGCTTGTACAAGCAAGCTGTAGAAGGACCGTGTCATGAGCCCAAACCTGCTTTCTATGAGGTAGTGAGAGGTTATAAATGGAGAGCTTGGAAAAGTCTTGGTGACATGCCCAAAAAGGAAGCAATGGATAATTATGTGGAAGAACTTAAAAAG ATTGTGGAGACGATGTCATATACACAAGATGTTGCGAACTTCATCGATGCTCTGGGCCCATTTTACGAGTTCATTGATATTCCATCGTTGAAACCCAAGAATAACAATAATGTGAAGGGACTAGATGACAGCCCCGCTTTCCGAGATAATGATGCACAAGAAGAAAACGGAATGGCTAATGGACACATCCAGAAGGTGAACGGTGATGCCTGTAGTGACGTAGACACGGGATCAGAAACGCAGACTTCAAGTGAGGGTTCTTCTCCAGAGCTTGTATCTGCAGGAAGTAACTGTCAAACGGTTCCTCTTTCACTG GACCAAGAACTTGCCAaagttgaagaagaggaagacgaagaactGGTCGTGATGAAAGTGATCAACTCTGTGGAAAATACGACAACACACACACTGACGTTATCGCCAAAGGTGTACAGCGACTCTGAATCAGACGAGGAATATTCTGAACCAGCTGAG ATAAGCATAGATTATCTAGTAACGGAATCCAAGATTACATCTCAACAGCCAGTGGAAGCTTTCATGTCCACACCACAGCAAAACTTTTCTGCCGATCACTCCACGGACTCACCAGATAGTGGTATTAAAGTGACCACAGGCCCTTTGGTATGTGGAGGAGGTGATCAAAGTCACCCAGGAGGACTTCAGATGACTCCACGAGGATTTCAAG GTTCCCATTATGGTGCCTCCTCATATGCTCCAGGTGATAGTAGAAATGCTGTTTCCTTCGCTCAATCAAGTGGTCTTTCAAGAAGTTCAGGGAGCGGAGGAGGtacaggggaaggaggaggaagaaaaggaagtggTTCTAATGTCGCTGAGGATGTAAATGCACAACTTGTGATTTTACTGCGAAGGCTTCAAAATGACATGGAGAATGTTCTGCATCGACTCAATACCCTGGAAACGCTCACCGTCACTCAGCATCACACGCACTGCCATCAGTGCCac